From Paenibacillus graminis, a single genomic window includes:
- a CDS encoding conjugal transfer protein TraR, protein MSHLSNEQLATLKKSLLERKRELEQHFSQNGEENSLLGDSLRNSTGELSSADNHPADTGTETFERSRDLAINRSLSEELSDIEAALQRMKDGTYGICVVSSQEIPYERLEAVPYTAYAVEHVPPRESFSDRPVEEEVMTAPPAGAGRNRQEHSGRFDDAGAWDSVEDYGSASSPVTPPGQDADKKDI, encoded by the coding sequence ATGAGCCATCTTTCCAATGAACAGCTTGCCACCCTAAAAAAATCCCTGCTGGAGCGCAAAAGGGAGCTGGAGCAGCATTTCTCACAGAACGGGGAAGAAAACAGCCTGCTCGGTGACTCGCTCCGAAACTCAACCGGTGAACTTTCTTCCGCAGACAACCATCCTGCCGACACAGGCACTGAAACCTTCGAGCGAAGCCGGGATCTGGCGATTAACAGGTCCCTTTCCGAGGAACTGTCTGACATTGAAGCCGCCTTGCAGCGGATGAAAGACGGTACCTACGGAATATGTGTAGTAAGCAGCCAGGAGATTCCTTATGAGCGCCTGGAGGCGGTTCCCTATACTGCTTATGCTGTAGAGCATGTGCCGCCCCGCGAATCCTTCAGTGACCGGCCTGTGGAAGAAGAAGTAATGACGGCTCCCCCGGCAGGAGCAGGACGTAACCGTCAGGAGCACAGCGGCAGATTCGATGACGCCGGTGCCTGGGATTCTGTGGAGGATTATGGAAGTGCAAGCTCACCAGTGACTCCCCCGGGTCAGGATGCAGATAAAAAAGATATTTGA
- a CDS encoding circularly permuted type 2 ATP-grasp protein, translating into MSKLDPLPGLSPYPLQHFYDEMYADERSIRPHYKHVNRMFSGMSPEELQLKQKTMQRRMMEEGITFTLYNPAQDHPMERTIPFDMIPRIIPKGEWERLEAGIVQRITALNLFIHDIYHEQYIVKDGVVPRRMIISNCYFRPEMSGLRVPGGAYVTTSGIDLIRHHDGEYYVLEDNLRTPSGFSYLFKGRSLMNQLFPELSLASSIRDVDHSLNRFLSVLRSLSPSRTKDPVIALLTPGEYNSAYYEHAFLAQQMGIHLVEGRDLVARDHKVYLKEMNGMRRVDVLYRRLDDDFIDPLAFQPNSLLGVAGLMNAYRAGNIAIANAPGTGVADDKAMYVYVPDMIRYYLNEEPILGNVPTYLLSRTQERQYVLDNLNEMVVKETSLSGGYGMLIGSEASKEELADFRLKILADPVRYIAQPIMSLSRAPVLSGGRMAPRHIDLRAFVLMGADRKPHVIPGGLTRVAMKEGSLVVNSSQGGGVKDTWVMA; encoded by the coding sequence ATGTCCAAACTTGATCCTTTGCCCGGACTGTCTCCGTATCCACTGCAGCATTTTTACGATGAAATGTATGCTGATGAACGGAGTATCCGGCCGCATTACAAACATGTGAACCGCATGTTTTCCGGGATGAGCCCCGAAGAGCTGCAGCTCAAACAGAAAACGATGCAGCGTCGGATGATGGAAGAGGGGATTACCTTTACGCTGTACAATCCTGCACAGGACCATCCTATGGAGCGTACGATTCCCTTTGATATGATTCCGCGGATTATTCCCAAAGGTGAATGGGAGAGGCTGGAAGCCGGGATAGTTCAACGGATTACAGCCTTAAATCTGTTCATTCACGATATTTATCATGAGCAGTACATTGTCAAAGACGGCGTCGTGCCGCGCCGCATGATCATTTCCAATTGCTATTTCCGTCCGGAGATGTCCGGCTTGCGGGTGCCCGGCGGTGCCTACGTTACGACCTCGGGGATTGATCTGATCCGTCATCACGACGGGGAGTATTATGTGCTTGAGGACAATCTGCGGACACCTTCAGGGTTTTCCTACCTATTTAAAGGCAGATCCCTGATGAACCAGCTGTTTCCCGAATTGTCTTTGGCCAGCTCCATCCGGGATGTGGACCATAGCTTGAACCGGTTCCTCTCTGTATTGCGCAGCCTTTCCCCGTCCCGGACAAAGGACCCGGTGATTGCGCTGCTGACTCCTGGTGAATATAACTCTGCTTACTATGAGCATGCGTTTCTGGCCCAGCAAATGGGAATCCACCTGGTAGAAGGCCGGGATTTGGTTGCCCGGGACCATAAGGTGTATCTAAAGGAAATGAACGGGATGCGGCGTGTGGATGTATTGTACCGCAGACTGGATGATGATTTCATAGATCCGCTGGCTTTTCAGCCGAATTCACTCCTGGGAGTTGCCGGATTGATGAATGCTTACCGGGCAGGAAATATTGCCATCGCCAATGCACCGGGAACCGGCGTTGCCGATGACAAAGCGATGTACGTATATGTCCCGGATATGATCCGGTATTATCTGAACGAAGAGCCTATCCTGGGGAATGTTCCCACCTATCTGCTGTCCAGGACGCAGGAACGCCAATATGTGCTGGATAATCTCAATGAAATGGTAGTTAAGGAAACTTCGTTATCCGGCGGGTATGGCATGCTGATCGGCAGTGAGGCCTCGAAAGAAGAGCTGGCAGATTTCCGGCTCAAAATCCTTGCCGATCCGGTCCGGTATATCGCCCAGCCCATAATGTCACTGTCGAGAGCTCCGGTACTCTCCGGAGGCCGCATGGCTCCGCGCCATATTGACCTGCGGGCATTTGTGCTGATGGGTGCGGACCGCAAGCCGCATGTCATTCCAGGGGGGCTGACCCGTGTCGCCATGAAGGAGGGATCACTGGTTGTCAATTCATCACAGGGTGGCGGTGTGAAGGATACCTGGGTAATGGCTTAG
- a CDS encoding general stress protein produces MADKIVGVFDTEQEATRAIEGLQRQGVSNDEISVITRDRDELKNISDDTGTMAPEGVATGAATGGVVGGIAGLLAGIGALAIPGIGPILAAGPIVATLTGAAIGAGAGGLVGGLIGLGIPEDEAKEYEGYVDSGKILVLVDDNGRGRDIHSVFRGNRSLNASRYDSVYGDGALNDPLTDRGATNPGVVRDDTTVGNAMGNRGSMNADTDPDRYNGNRM; encoded by the coding sequence GTGGCAGACAAAATCGTAGGAGTTTTTGACACGGAACAAGAAGCGACCAGAGCAATTGAAGGGCTGCAGAGACAGGGTGTAAGCAATGATGAAATCTCTGTAATTACTCGTGACCGGGATGAACTCAAGAATATATCGGATGATACAGGAACGATGGCTCCAGAAGGAGTGGCAACCGGTGCGGCAACCGGAGGCGTAGTCGGCGGGATCGCCGGACTGCTTGCCGGAATCGGAGCATTGGCGATTCCGGGGATAGGTCCTATTCTGGCGGCAGGTCCTATAGTGGCAACGCTGACCGGGGCAGCAATCGGCGCAGGTGCGGGTGGACTCGTTGGCGGACTGATTGGACTGGGCATCCCTGAGGATGAAGCGAAAGAATATGAAGGATATGTGGACAGCGGTAAAATCCTTGTCCTGGTGGACGACAACGGCCGCGGCCGCGATATCCATAGTGTATTCCGGGGCAACCGCTCCCTGAATGCCAGCAGATACGACAGTGTGTATGGCGACGGTGCGTTAAATGATCCCCTTACGGACCGGGGCGCGACCAATCCTGGTGTAGTCAGAGATGACACCACAGTTGGCAATGCCATGGGCAACAGAGGGTCCATGAACGCAGACACTGACCCGGACCGTTACAACGGCAACCGGATGTAA
- a CDS encoding helix-turn-helix transcriptional regulator, whose amino-acid sequence MAFMIAQRAFIKVYLITMVEQHKGYGYQMLEDLRRDFKAHGYSPPQSEIYRALHELVQQGILYRTKQLKGNDPKVDFQEIVLYHFTADGEEKARLYKKQVKTDLDRCLGILNKAVADNF is encoded by the coding sequence ATGGCATTTATGATTGCCCAGCGGGCTTTTATTAAGGTATACCTGATTACAATGGTTGAGCAGCATAAAGGTTATGGCTATCAAATGCTGGAGGATTTGCGGAGAGATTTCAAAGCCCACGGCTATTCTCCCCCCCAGAGTGAAATTTACAGGGCGCTGCATGAGCTGGTTCAGCAGGGCATTCTATACCGCACCAAGCAGCTCAAAGGAAATGATCCCAAAGTGGATTTTCAGGAAATCGTCCTGTATCATTTCACAGCCGACGGGGAGGAAAAAGCCAGGCTATATAAAAAACAGGTCAAAACGGATCTTGACCGCTGCCTGGGAATACTTAATAAAGCCGTAGCGGATAATTTCTAG
- a CDS encoding SDR family oxidoreductase — MKKKRFLGKTAIITGAGSGIGRATAIQMAREGANVALFDLVNERTSVLEQKLNKLRKDCALAIDVDTSDEKRMEEAVRRTVEYFGGLDIVFANAGINGAVGPIEELSLSDWERTMSVNLTGTFLTLKYSIPHLKEKGKGSIIITSSINGNSRFASFGWSPYSTTKAGQVAFAKMAALELAKFKIRVNVICPGAISTNIDESTEFNEEVETIVIPIEFPEGAQPLADGPGKPENVADLVSFLASDDAIHITGAQIIIDGAESLLS; from the coding sequence ATGAAAAAGAAACGTTTCCTCGGTAAAACAGCCATTATTACAGGAGCGGGCTCCGGAATCGGCAGAGCGACAGCGATTCAGATGGCCCGTGAAGGCGCAAATGTAGCCTTGTTTGATCTGGTGAATGAACGTACCTCCGTTCTGGAACAGAAGTTGAACAAGCTGCGTAAGGACTGTGCTCTGGCCATTGATGTGGATACCTCGGATGAGAAACGTATGGAAGAGGCAGTACGCAGGACTGTTGAGTATTTCGGCGGACTGGACATTGTTTTTGCCAATGCCGGCATCAATGGTGCGGTAGGACCGATTGAGGAGCTGAGTCTGAGTGACTGGGAGCGTACAATGTCCGTGAATCTGACGGGTACTTTCCTGACACTGAAATACAGTATTCCGCATCTTAAGGAAAAGGGTAAAGGAAGCATCATCATCACCAGCTCTATCAACGGCAACAGCCGGTTTGCCAGCTTCGGCTGGTCACCGTACAGCACCACCAAAGCCGGACAGGTTGCTTTTGCCAAGATGGCGGCGCTGGAGCTGGCGAAGTTCAAAATCCGGGTTAACGTCATTTGTCCGGGAGCGATCTCCACTAACATCGATGAAAGTACAGAATTTAATGAGGAAGTGGAAACGATCGTCATCCCGATTGAGTTCCCGGAGGGGGCCCAGCCTCTTGCTGACGGCCCCGGCAAGCCGGAAAATGTAGCCGACCTGGTCTCTTTTCTTGCCTCGGATGACGCGATTCATATTACCGGAGCGCAGATCATAATTGATGGCGCCGAATCGCTTTTATCTTAA
- a CDS encoding transglutaminase family protein, translating to MKIQIHHTTTYSYPEPVTDSVNEIRLTPRTNYRQSCYHHEVEVFPPANLLTYEDFFGNRVHAYSVNKPHTEMVIRTKATVVTLDKAQGSDLPHIPLEEQVKLLNDEKFQNRYVEFILPTRYTEVTPELVEFASQHPFDAAEDMYEWTKKLSSTIYEQFTYDPEATSVNTTVKKALKLKRGVCQDYAHLMIAVCRSVGLPSRYVSGYHFVGDLQGGNADFEQASHAWVETHIPGTGWLGFDPTNNVEVNWRYIKLGHGRDYKDIVPVKGVYRGVGGTLTVKVDVRQLEK from the coding sequence ATGAAAATTCAGATCCATCATACCACGACGTACAGCTACCCGGAGCCGGTTACGGACAGTGTCAATGAAATCCGTCTGACGCCGCGCACCAATTACCGGCAATCCTGCTACCATCATGAGGTAGAAGTATTTCCACCGGCGAATCTGCTGACCTATGAGGATTTTTTTGGCAACCGGGTTCATGCATATTCTGTAAATAAGCCGCATACCGAAATGGTAATCCGCACCAAGGCAACTGTGGTTACGCTGGATAAGGCGCAAGGCTCGGATTTGCCGCATATTCCGCTGGAGGAGCAGGTGAAGCTGCTGAATGATGAGAAGTTCCAGAACCGGTATGTGGAGTTCATTCTGCCTACCCGTTATACGGAAGTGACACCGGAGCTGGTTGAATTTGCTTCGCAGCATCCGTTTGATGCAGCAGAGGATATGTATGAATGGACCAAAAAGCTGTCTTCGACGATTTATGAGCAGTTTACGTATGACCCTGAAGCCACAAGTGTCAACACTACCGTTAAAAAAGCGCTGAAGCTCAAACGGGGGGTATGCCAGGATTACGCCCATCTGATGATTGCGGTCTGCCGCAGTGTCGGACTGCCTTCGCGGTATGTCAGCGGGTATCATTTTGTCGGAGACCTTCAGGGCGGCAATGCCGATTTCGAGCAGGCTTCGCATGCCTGGGTGGAGACGCATATTCCCGGCACCGGCTGGCTGGGTTTTGATCCTACGAATAACGTGGAAGTGAACTGGCGTTATATCAAGCTGGGACATGGCAGGGACTATAAGGATATCGTTCCGGTAAAAGGGGTCTACCGCGGGGTTGGGGGTACGCTGACGGTCAAGGTGGATGTGCGGCAGCTGGAGAAGTGA
- a CDS encoding DnaJ family domain-containing protein, with protein sequence MSILSWLAEQRIQEAMRSGGFDKLPGHGKPLELEDLSGVPEDLRMSFKIMKNAGLLPEEVTLRKECVTLEKMLAACHSSGTAADGERRELESRLTLKKLRLQELMRQRGFENSSAFTDYGDRIQSQLTREE encoded by the coding sequence ATGTCGATTTTATCCTGGCTGGCGGAACAGAGGATTCAGGAGGCTATGCGCAGCGGCGGTTTTGATAAGCTGCCGGGACATGGCAAACCGCTGGAGCTGGAGGATCTGTCCGGCGTGCCGGAAGATCTGCGGATGTCCTTCAAAATCATGAAGAACGCCGGCCTGCTCCCTGAAGAAGTCACGCTGCGCAAAGAATGTGTAACGCTGGAAAAAATGCTCGCGGCTTGCCACAGCAGCGGCACTGCCGCAGATGGTGAAAGAAGAGAGCTGGAATCCAGGCTTACGCTGAAAAAACTCCGTCTTCAGGAGCTTATGCGGCAGCGCGGATTCGAGAACAGCAGCGCATTCACCGACTATGGAGACCGGATTCAGTCACAGCTTACCCGTGAAGAATAA
- a CDS encoding GIY-YIG nuclease family protein yields MEKSKRKELAYNYAHSHRPMGVYRIVNTRNDKAFVGSSLNLDGVWNKHKFMLDIGNHDNKALQADWKEYGEKAFVFEILEQIKPEEDFVAEVSELAKYRKLLPDMENKWLEQLSPYGDRGYLKKK; encoded by the coding sequence ATGGAGAAGTCTAAACGTAAAGAGCTTGCCTATAACTATGCGCATTCCCACAGGCCGATGGGGGTGTACCGGATCGTCAACACCAGAAATGACAAGGCTTTTGTGGGCAGCAGCCTTAATCTGGATGGAGTCTGGAACAAACATAAATTTATGCTGGATATTGGAAATCATGATAATAAAGCGCTTCAGGCCGACTGGAAGGAGTATGGTGAGAAGGCGTTTGTTTTTGAAATTCTGGAGCAGATCAAGCCTGAGGAGGATTTTGTGGCAGAAGTCTCCGAGCTCGCCAAATACCGCAAGCTGCTGCCTGATATGGAGAATAAATGGCTGGAGCAGCTGTCGCCTTATGGAGATCGCGGGTATCTGAAGAAGAAATGA
- a CDS encoding DUF2087 domain-containing protein has translation MLAEGNESVSISEKFWNASISELKQGFRFEMREHSGFYTCLVCGEEFEKGLIYKEDSHYYEAGKYAALHVEQVHGGMFNWLLGLDKKLTGLTELQKGLLNAFRHSLSDGEAARELGIGSTSTVRNHRFTLREKVKQARLFLAVMELAEEKPGASSPFVSIPRSAAMVDERFAITEEENAEILSAYFKQGPEGPLSEFPKKQKRKAAILRQLIKRFETGRQYTEKEVNAILKEASSDYVTLRRYLIDYGLLDRQPDGSTYWVKL, from the coding sequence ATGTTGGCGGAAGGCAATGAATCGGTTAGCATCTCCGAAAAGTTCTGGAATGCCTCCATTAGTGAGCTGAAGCAGGGATTCCGATTTGAAATGCGGGAGCATTCAGGTTTTTATACATGTCTTGTCTGCGGAGAGGAATTTGAAAAGGGTCTGATCTACAAGGAAGACAGCCATTATTATGAAGCCGGGAAGTATGCAGCTCTTCATGTGGAACAGGTGCATGGCGGTATGTTTAACTGGCTGCTGGGGCTGGATAAGAAGCTTACCGGACTGACGGAGCTGCAGAAGGGGCTGCTGAATGCTTTTCGGCACAGCCTGAGCGATGGAGAAGCTGCCAGGGAGCTCGGCATCGGCAGCACCTCCACGGTGCGTAATCACCGGTTTACATTGCGGGAAAAGGTCAAGCAGGCCAGACTGTTCCTTGCCGTGATGGAGCTTGCCGAAGAAAAGCCGGGGGCGTCCTCGCCTTTTGTCAGCATTCCGCGTTCTGCGGCTATGGTTGACGAGCGGTTTGCGATCACCGAGGAAGAGAATGCCGAGATCCTGAGCGCTTATTTTAAGCAGGGGCCGGAAGGCCCGCTCTCGGAGTTTCCTAAGAAACAGAAGCGCAAAGCCGCGATTCTCCGCCAGCTGATCAAGCGTTTTGAAACCGGACGCCAGTATACAGAGAAAGAAGTTAACGCCATCCTGAAGGAAGCTTCATCCGATTATGTAACGCTCCGGCGGTACCTGATCGATTATGGACTGTTGGACCGCCAGCCTGACGGAAGCACCTACTGGGTTAAATTATAA
- a CDS encoding alpha-E domain-containing protein has product MLNRNAEALFWIGRYIERAENHARLIDVHYHIQQEEDFQAEGHKWSRLIDALGVRNEYLQQFEGFCEQDVLSFITLDLGNSNSLFSCVHQARNNLRTLRQHLPSELWDIINSFNLWLGEQSVADILSGPHQFYQQVKERAAMFLGAEQSVMLRGNEWRFIESGRFLERAENTTRILQAVTVSCKSKDINAIYTQLQAVLKSVSGYQAFRRYYADAMSPESILEFLIVNAYFPRSIRFSFHKLEEHLAKLQLDSSEKGSGHERVIRQAGKIKAELDYMEKEEMSGDLVEDVLQSLMGSCQKLGRTMEGAFFRREGVSA; this is encoded by the coding sequence ATGCTGAATCGCAATGCGGAAGCTTTGTTCTGGATTGGCCGTTACATTGAGCGGGCGGAGAATCACGCACGGCTGATCGATGTTCATTATCATATTCAACAGGAAGAGGACTTCCAGGCGGAAGGACACAAGTGGTCCAGGTTGATTGATGCGCTGGGGGTCCGGAATGAATATCTGCAGCAGTTTGAAGGCTTTTGCGAGCAGGATGTTTTATCCTTCATTACACTCGATCTTGGCAATTCCAATTCTTTGTTCTCTTGTGTCCATCAAGCCAGAAATAATCTTCGCACCCTGCGGCAGCATCTCCCCAGCGAGCTGTGGGATATCATCAACAGCTTCAACCTGTGGCTCGGGGAGCAGTCGGTGGCGGATATTCTGAGCGGTCCCCATCAGTTCTACCAGCAAGTTAAAGAGCGAGCGGCAATGTTCCTCGGTGCAGAGCAGTCCGTGATGCTGCGGGGCAATGAATGGCGGTTTATTGAGAGCGGGCGGTTTCTGGAAAGGGCAGAGAATACGACCCGGATTCTGCAGGCCGTTACGGTATCCTGCAAGTCCAAGGATATCAACGCGATCTACACCCAGCTTCAGGCGGTGCTCAAATCAGTAAGCGGATATCAGGCCTTCCGGCGGTATTATGCAGATGCGATGTCACCGGAGAGCATATTGGAGTTCCTGATCGTGAATGCTTATTTTCCCCGCTCGATCCGTTTCTCCTTCCACAAGCTGGAAGAGCATTTAGCGAAGCTCCAGCTGGATTCTTCCGAGAAAGGCTCCGGACATGAACGGGTCATCCGCCAGGCCGGCAAGATTAAGGCCGAGCTTGATTATATGGAAAAGGAAGAGATGTCCGGCGATCTCGTAGAGGACGTACTGCAGTCGTTGATGGGTTCCTGCCAGAAGCTCGGCAGAACGATGGAAGGCGCCTTTTTTCGCCGTGAAGGAGTGTCCGCATGA
- a CDS encoding DivIVA domain-containing protein has translation MDEHMKRRLDKQRKLFSQLGITLDALTIHEKEFGMKLRGYDAEEVDTFLDSVIKDYERFYATIADLMDKWQEQQIELRELKEKSIQAEAIPAPAPIIRGIDPMDLEDVILKLEANVRQLKDRLPRSESYL, from the coding sequence ATGGATGAACACATGAAACGCAGACTGGACAAGCAGAGAAAGCTGTTCAGCCAGCTAGGCATTACACTGGATGCACTAACAATACACGAGAAGGAATTTGGCATGAAGCTCCGCGGCTACGATGCCGAAGAGGTTGACACATTTCTGGATAGCGTAATTAAGGATTATGAGCGTTTTTACGCAACCATAGCTGATTTAATGGATAAATGGCAGGAACAGCAGATTGAGCTCCGTGAACTGAAGGAGAAAAGTATACAAGCTGAAGCCATTCCTGCACCAGCACCTATTATCAGGGGAATTGATCCCATGGATCTGGAGGATGTGATCCTGAAGCTGGAGGCCAATGTGCGGCAACTAAAAGACAGACTGCCCCGGAGTGAAAGCTACCTGTAA
- the hrpB gene encoding ATP-dependent helicase HrpB, protein MKQLPIAQVLPELKTILNSSAAAVLIAEPGAGKTTGTPPAFLDEPWMAGKTILMLEPRRLAARSAASYMASLLGERAGQTVGYRMRNDTKVGPDTRIVVVTEGVLTRMLQSDPSLGDVGLVIFDEFHERSLHADLGLALTLEAQAVLREDLRILIMSATLDSGRVSAMLGGAPVVDCPGRNFPVETVYLPGSGDRQLEHSAAAAVRRALAEQPGDVLVFLPGEREIRRTERELESSALPPGTVLRPLYGQLPQAQQDAAVAPAIPGERKVVLATSIAETSLTIEGVRTVIDTGLRRTQVFSPRTGMPRLATVPVSKASADQRRGRAGRTAPGVCYRLWSPEEHARLPDDTVPEIMETDLAQLALELALWGAPAPEALLWLDTPPAAPYAQGLALLRQLGALDAGGAITPHGRSMAALGAHPRVAHMLLRAAELGAAPLACRLAALLQERDLLRGPAALDSDITLRVEALLRYERSAADSGGADPAALRAVQRESRSFLAQLQAAPGTLPDNISLTGLLLSFAYPDRIGQKRGDGAFLLTGGRGAAMREGQPLTRSPYIVAAGIDDRAGQSRIMLAAELPEADLLKHHKGSLQEQREVYWDKESGSVQARRRTLLGALVVKETSHERPAAEEAEEVLLRVLSEEGLTLLPWDKGTVQLRQRMEFLHRLRADFPDVSEEALLSSLQEWLQPFIQGMRNLRDLQRVPVSRALEGLLDWNSRKLLDREAPTHITVPSGSRIPVDYSNPAAPVLAVRLQEMFGQVDTPRIGGGKVAVLLHLLSPARRPVQVTADLASFWRSTYFEVKKDLKGRYPKHYWPDDPLQAAPTNRTRPAR, encoded by the coding sequence ATGAAGCAGCTTCCGATTGCCCAGGTGCTCCCTGAGCTGAAAACCATATTGAATAGCTCTGCCGCCGCCGTTCTGATTGCCGAGCCGGGCGCCGGGAAAACGACAGGGACGCCTCCGGCATTTTTGGATGAGCCTTGGATGGCTGGCAAAACCATATTAATGCTGGAGCCCAGAAGGCTGGCCGCCCGCTCGGCCGCCAGTTACATGGCGTCCTTGCTGGGAGAACGTGCCGGGCAAACAGTAGGATACCGTATGCGCAATGATACGAAGGTTGGCCCGGATACACGGATCGTTGTTGTCACAGAAGGTGTGTTGACCCGGATGCTGCAAAGTGATCCGTCGCTTGGGGATGTAGGGCTTGTGATATTTGACGAGTTCCATGAACGCAGCCTTCACGCGGATCTCGGGCTGGCGTTGACACTGGAAGCGCAAGCTGTGCTGCGGGAGGATCTGCGGATTCTTATCATGTCGGCGACCCTCGACAGCGGACGGGTCTCGGCTATGCTCGGTGGAGCCCCTGTAGTGGACTGCCCAGGCCGGAACTTTCCGGTGGAAACGGTTTATCTGCCAGGCTCAGGAGACAGGCAGCTGGAGCATTCCGCTGCCGCAGCGGTCCGCCGCGCGCTTGCCGAGCAGCCGGGAGATGTGCTGGTTTTTCTGCCCGGCGAGCGTGAAATCCGGCGGACTGAGCGTGAACTGGAGAGCAGTGCTCTCCCTCCGGGCACGGTGCTTCGTCCGCTTTATGGGCAGCTGCCGCAGGCTCAGCAAGATGCCGCCGTGGCTCCCGCTATACCAGGCGAACGCAAGGTCGTGCTGGCTACTTCCATTGCCGAGACCAGTTTGACGATCGAAGGGGTACGGACTGTAATTGATACAGGGCTGCGGCGGACCCAGGTATTTTCGCCGCGGACAGGCATGCCCCGACTGGCGACGGTTCCGGTATCCAAGGCTTCCGCCGACCAGCGGCGGGGCCGCGCGGGACGCACTGCGCCTGGAGTATGTTACCGGCTGTGGAGCCCGGAGGAGCATGCCCGTCTTCCGGATGACACCGTCCCGGAAATCATGGAGACCGACCTGGCGCAGCTCGCCCTGGAGCTGGCGCTGTGGGGCGCGCCTGCCCCGGAGGCGCTGCTCTGGCTGGACACGCCGCCTGCCGCGCCCTACGCGCAGGGCTTGGCGCTGCTGCGCCAGCTCGGCGCGCTGGACGCCGGCGGCGCCATCACGCCGCACGGCCGCAGCATGGCCGCGCTGGGCGCGCACCCGCGCGTTGCGCATATGCTGCTGCGCGCGGCAGAGCTTGGAGCGGCGCCGCTCGCCTGCCGGCTGGCGGCGCTGCTCCAGGAGCGGGACCTGCTAAGGGGTCCCGCGGCCTTGGACAGCGACATCACGCTGCGCGTGGAGGCGCTGCTGAGGTACGAGCGCTCCGCTGCTGACAGCGGCGGAGCGGACCCGGCGGCTCTGCGCGCGGTGCAGCGCGAGAGCCGGAGCTTCCTGGCGCAGCTGCAGGCCGCGCCGGGTACGCTGCCGGACAACATCAGCCTCACCGGGCTGCTGTTGTCCTTCGCCTATCCCGACCGCATCGGGCAGAAACGCGGCGATGGCGCGTTTCTGCTCACCGGCGGCCGGGGGGCGGCCATGAGGGAAGGGCAGCCGCTGACGCGTTCGCCCTATATCGTGGCGGCCGGCATTGATGACCGCGCCGGCCAGAGCCGGATTATGCTTGCCGCAGAGCTGCCCGAAGCAGATCTGCTGAAGCATCACAAGGGCAGCCTGCAGGAACAGCGCGAAGTCTACTGGGACAAAGAGAGCGGAAGTGTGCAGGCGCGCCGGAGGACCCTGCTGGGCGCCTTGGTTGTAAAGGAAACTTCACATGAACGGCCTGCTGCGGAAGAGGCGGAAGAGGTGCTGCTTCGTGTCCTCTCGGAAGAAGGGCTGACCCTGCTGCCTTGGGACAAAGGAACCGTTCAGCTCCGGCAGCGGATGGAGTTCCTGCATCGTCTGCGGGCAGATTTCCCGGATGTGTCGGAGGAGGCGTTGCTGTCGTCCCTGCAGGAATGGCTTCAGCCGTTTATTCAGGGAATGCGCAATCTGCGCGATCTCCAGCGGGTGCCGGTGTCCAGAGCGCTGGAAGGATTGCTGGACTGGAACAGCCGGAAGCTTCTGGACAGGGAAGCGCCGACACATATTACGGTTCCCAGCGGTTCCCGGATTCCTGTGGATTACAGCAACCCGGCAGCCCCGGTGCTCGCAGTCAGGCTCCAGGAGATGTTTGGTCAAGTGGATACCCCCCGGATTGGGGGAGGCAAGGTTGCAGTCCTGCTGCATCTGCTATCACCGGCCAGAAGACCGGTGCAGGTGACGGCGGACCTGGCGAGTTTTTGGCGCAGTACGTATTTCGAAGTCAAAAAGGATCTGAAAGGCCGCTATCCCAAACATTATTGGCCGGATGATCCGCTCCAGGCAGCACCGACGAACCGGACCCGCCCTGCTAGATAA